Proteins from a single region of Bacteroidetes bacterium SB0662_bin_6:
- a CDS encoding cold-shock protein yields MSTHRSIVKWFDAKRGYGFIVHPDGEADIFVHYSSIQTEERFKTLRKEQAVTFDLEEGDKGLHAVNVVPDEEPEDFGSPLSEDDEVPPETEEYPEETY; encoded by the coding sequence ATGAGCACGCACCGAAGCATCGTAAAATGGTTCGATGCCAAAAGAGGGTACGGCTTCATCGTGCATCCCGACGGAGAGGCGGACATTTTTGTGCATTATTCCTCGATTCAGACGGAGGAACGGTTCAAAACGTTGCGTAAGGAACAGGCTGTTACGTTCGATCTGGAGGAAGGCGACAAGGGGTTGCATGCCGTCAATGTCGTGCCCGACGAAGAACCGGAGGACTTTGGCAGTCCCTTGTCGGAAGACGATGAGGTTCCCCCGGAAACAGAGGAATATCCCGAGGAGACGTACTGA